From the Vibrio tubiashii ATCC 19109 genome, the window AGCCTCAGAAACACTATTACCAAGTGCTGTTGCACAAAGAACGCGGCCGCCGTTAGTTACGATCTCACCTGATGCGTTGTTAGCAGTACCTGCGTGGAAGATTTTCTGACCTTCAACTTCTGCTGCTGGTAGAGAAATAACATCGCCTTTAGCGTAATCTGCTGGGTAACCACCCGCAGCCAGTACTACACCGATAGACGCACGTGGATCCCATTTAGACTCTGCTTCATCAAGCTTCTCGTCAATAGCCATTAGACACAGTTCAACAAGATCAGATTCCATACGCATCATGATAGGTTGCGTTTCTGGATCGCCGAAGCGGCAGTTGTATTCGATAACCTTTGGCGTACCGTTTTTATCGATCATTAGACCTGCGTAGAGGAAGCCTGTGTATGGGTGGCCTTCTGCATCCATGCCGCGAACTGTTGGGTAGATAACCTCTTCAAGGATACGCTCGTGGATTTCAGGAGTCACAACAGGAGCAGGAGAGTAAGCACCCATACCACCTGTGTTGGGGCCCGTATCTTTGTCACCGACACGTTTGTGGTCTTGGCTGGTGGCCATAGGCAGAACGCTCTTACCATCCACCATTACAATGAAGCTTGCTTCTTCACCGTCTAGGAACTCTTCGATAACCACACGGCTACCCGCTTCACCAAATGCGTTGCCTGCGAGCATATCTTTGATTGCGTCTTCGGCTTCTTCTAGAGTCATCGCAACAATAACGCCTTTACCTGCCGCAAGACCATCTGCTTTGACCACGATAGGTGCGCCTTGCTGACGAACGTAAGCCAATGCAGGCTCGATTTCAGTAAAGTTTGCGTAAGCACCGGTTGGGATGTTGTGACGAGCTAGGAAGTCTTTAGTAAACGCTTTTGAGCCTTCTAACTGTGCTGCTGCTTCGGTTGGGCCAAAGATTGGCAAACCCGCTTCACGGAACGCATCAACCACACCGATAACAAGTGGCGCTTCAGGGCCAACAATCGTTAACTCGATTTTTTTCTCTTGGGCGAAAGCAACCAGTTCAGAAATCGCTTCAACACCAATGTTTACGTTCTCAAGCTTAGGTTCAAGAGCAGTACCTGCGTTACCAGGTGCAACAAATACGGTTTCTACGTTTGGGTTTTGCGCCGCTTTCCAGCCTAGTGCATGTTCACGACCGCCAGCACCAATGATAAGTACGTTCATTTTAAATCCTTCAATCAAAAGTCGTCATTCCCGAAGTTGAGGAACGAAACTGTCGGGAATCTGTTTAACATGTTAAACCTAGAGATTCCGTACTACGTTCGTTCCTCGCTATACGGAATGACGGTTTTGAGAAATCTAAGTTAGTTTTGCTCTACTCGGAGCGCAGCGTTCCCGTTTCCAGAAGCGCAGCGCTCTCGCTTCTTTCTAGTGGCGGAAGTGACGCATACCCGTAAAGATCATCGCCATGCCATGTTCGTCTGCTGCTGCGATAACTTCGTCATCACGCATAGAGCCACCCGGTTGAATCACGCACTTGATGCCTGCTTCTGCAGCCGCATCGATACCGTCGCGGAATGGGAAGAACGCATCCGATGCCATTACACAACCTTCAACTTGTAGACCTTCGTCAGCCGCTTTGATGCCTGCGATTTTCGCTGAGTAAACGCGGCTCATTTGGCCAGCGCCAACACCAATTGTCATGTCACCTTTCGAGTAAACAATCGCATTTGATTTAACGTACTTAGCCACTTTCCAGCAGAATAGGGCGTCTTTTAGCTCTTCTTCTGTTGGTTGGCGCTTAGAAACCACTTTTAGGTCATCTAGGCTTACCATACCTTGGTCACGGTCTTGAACCAGTAGGCCGCCATTAACGCGTTTCACGTCAAAGCCCGTAGTCTTAGTTGTCCATTCTCCACACTCTAAAAGGCGAACGTTCTTTTTCGCTGCTACCACTTCAATTGCTTCAGCAGATACTGATGGCGCGATGATCACTTCAACAAATTGGCGCTCAACGATAGCGGTTGCTGTTGCTGCATCTAGCTCTTGGTTGAAGGCGATAATGCCGCCGAATGCAGACGTTGGATCAGTTTTGTATGCGCGGTCATACGCTTCAAGGATGTTACCACCTAGCGCAACACCACATGGGTTAGCGTGCTTAACAATCACACATGCTGGCTCATCGAACTCTTTAACACACTCAAGTGCTGCGTCAGTATCGGCGATGTTGTTGTAAGAAAGGGCTTTACCTTGGATTTGGCGAGCAGTAGAAACAGAGGCTTCTTCTGGATTGGCTTCAACATAGAAAGCCGCGTCTTGGTGGCTATTCTCACCGTAACGCATGTCTTGTTTCTTGATGAACTGCTGGTTGAATGTGCGAGGGAACTTGCTCTCTTCGTCACCTTCTTTGTTCTCTCCGTTAGATGGAACCATAGTGCCGAAGTAGTTAGCGATCATGCCGTCGTAAGAGGCTGTGTGCTCGAAGGCTGCGATAGCTAGGTCAAAACGCGTTTCTAGAGTCAGAGACGTTTCGTTCGCATCCATCTCAGTGATAACACGGTCGTAATCGTGCGCGTTAACGACGATAGTCACATCTTTGTGGTTTTTCGCTGCTGAGCGAACCATAGTTGGACCACCGATATCGATGTTCTCAACTGCGTCGGCAAGAGTACAACCTTCTTTCGCCACTGTTTCAGCGAATGGGTAAAGGTTAACCACAACCATGTCGATTGGGTTGATGCCGTGCTTTTCCATTACGTCGTCATCTTGACCACGACGACCTAGCACACCACCATGTACTTTAGGGTGAAGCGTCTTAACACGACCGTCCATCATTTCTGGGAAACCAGTGTAATCTGATACCTCAGTTACTGAGATGCCTTTTTCTGCCAGTAGGCGAGCAGTGCCACCTGTTGATAGAATATCAACACCTCGGTTAGCAAGAGCTTGGGCAAACTCAACAATACCAGTTTTGTCTGATACGCTGATTAGTGCGCGGCGAATAGGACGAGCGTTAGTCATGCTTCCATTTCCTCAAAGTCACAGAGTTAATACGTAAGATAAAGATATTTGCCAAAAGTGAACTTGTTCTTATGCTTTGATTACAATCAGGCAGTAAGATATTGGCCAGTTTTGGTAAAGACCTTTCCAACATTTGTTGGTGGTAAACTAGTCTCTGAGTTTGATGGCGCACATTCTAACTAATTTATTACAAAAAAGCTCGCGCAATCGTTTGGCATCTCAAAAATAATTATGAAAAGCTCAAGTTTAGGCTTAAAACGTAACGAAACAGTTAATAGGAAAAGTTATGTTCCAGATCGGAGAATTGGCTAAGCGCTGTAATGTCACAGCAGATACATTGCGCTTTTACGAAAAGAATCAGCTAATTAAACCTGCAGGTCGCAGTGATTCAGGTTACCGGCTCTATAATGAAGAAAACCAACACCAAGTCAGCTTTATCCTAAAAGCGAAAGATTTAGGTTTGAGTTTGGATGAGATTCGCGAACTTTTAGAGATAAAACTTGAGGCAACAGAACATAGCTGCGCCGAAGTTAAGGCCATCACCACAGCTAAGCTTTCTGTGATTGATGAGAAGATTATTGAATTAACTCGAATTCGCACAGCACTGAAGAAAATTAATGATGCTTGCTGTGGACATGTTGATGACGATGCCAGCCATTGCTCGATTTTAGGTGCACTTGCGAGCGAAGCACATCAAGACTCTTGCTGTGAGATAGAAAAAGGCGTTTAAGAAGCGCGGCGGATATTGGCTTTCAGCTCAGTGGTTGACTTAATATCCGGAAGATTCTCGTAGTAGAGAGTGACTTGGTTACGACCAGTTTGTTTAGAGTAATACATCGCTTTGTCTGCTTGTACCATCAGTTCTCTAACGGATGACACATGGTCATTCAACTCGGCAATGCCAATGCTCACGGTCGGCAAGATGATGTGGTCATCAACCTGACAAGGTGTTGTCTCAATCGAGTGACGGATGCGCTCAGCAATATCGTACGCTTGAATTGCGTTAGTGCGAGAAAGCACCACACCAAACTCTTCACCACCCAAACGGCCAATATAATCACTGGAGCGAATTAACCCTTGGCAAATATGCGCAACTTGGACGATGACTTCATCACCGGATAAGTGGCCTACTTGGTCATTAATTTCTTTAAAGTGGTCGATATCAATCATCAAACAAGAAAGGTGCTGCTGAGTTGGGCTATCGAATTCTCGCTCCAGTCTTAGCATAAAGGCACGGCGGTTTAATATGCCTGTCAACTCATCGGTTTCAGCCAGTTTCTTTAATTCAACTTGGTGAAGGTGAGCTTTGGTGATCTCTTTCTCTTGCCACAGAACATATTTGGCACCGCTTGCCAATGTGATGGGCTTGAGAGAGGCTTCAAACCATCTTTCGTCGACGCCATTCCAAGCTTCAAGCTCTTCAATAGAAAGCAGCAGCTGTTGGCAAGGCGTCATTGAGTATTGCAGAGTTTTACGTTGACCTGAGGTTAACACCTGTTTGAAGTGGTGCTCCAAGTTCTCGGCAAGGTTTTCTGGAAGGATCTCGCTAAACGTACGGTTGAGGTACTTATTGGTTAACTCAGGATCAGATTGAGTTGCTTCACCAAAGCTATCTACGATACGTCCGTGCTCATCAATGATCAGCAGACGATCAGGTAGCTCGGAGAGCATAAGACTCAGCCATTCTTCCCTTTGCATATCAACCATGTAGATTAGTCCGAACGTAAACGTAATTGATTATTATATCGACCACTTTGAGGTTAGCAATCGCAATAGATCACAGATCGTTGAATATTCGTGCAACTAACACTGGCTCTAATGATAAAAAAACCGGGATTACTGACGTAAGCCCGGCTTCTTAAAATCAAAATATCGAATGAACGATTAGTTCATGCCGTATTTTTTAAGTTTCTTGCGAAGAGTACCGCGGTTGATACCCATCATAGTTGCCGCGCGAGTCTGGTTACCGCGAGTGTACTGCATGATGGTATCTAGTAGTGGCTGTTCAACTTCAGCTAGAACTAATTCATATAGTTCTGTTACTTCTTGGCCATTTAGTTGAGCCAAGTAGTTTTTAAGAGACGCTTTAACAGAGTCACGTAGTGGCTTCTGAGTAATCTGGTCCTGTGACGTTACTGTAGTTACTGTTAATGCTTCTGAAGTCAGATTTTGTTCGAACATATTCGGTCTAGCTCTTCTCTTAATTATGATGCAACGTTTACCTGTCGTAGTTGGGGCGAAAGCACAACTAGTTAGGCTTTATCAAAATACTCTTCAAGCGCTTCAAGTTGCAGCTCAGCTGCCTCAATGGCGTTGAAGGTACGGCGAAACTCACTTGCTTGCTCATGCTCTTTTAGGTACCAACCTACGTGCTTACGCGCGATTCGTGGACCTAAATACTCTCCATAGAAATCATGCAGTGCATTCACATGGCCAAGCAGGATGTCTTTCACTTCCGAATAAGGAAGCTCAGGCATCGTGGTGCCGTTTTCCAAAAAGTGTTGGATTTCCTGAAAAATCCACGGACGACCTTGGGCAGGGCGTCCAATCATTAAAGCGTCAGCACCGGTATATTCCAGTACATGCTTGGCTTTCTCTGGGCTATCGATATCACCGTTAGCGATAACCGGAATTGAGATAGCTTGCTTGACCGCTTTAATGCTGTCGTATTCGGCCTCACCTTTGTACATACACGCTTTTGTTCTGCCATGCAGAGCAAGAGCCTGAATGCCGCAGTCTTCGGCTAATTTAGCGATTTGGACACAGTTTTTGTTATCTGTATCCCAGCCAGTACGGGTTTTCAATGTCACCGGGACATCGACTGCATTAACCACAGCCTTCAGAATATCTTCAATGATATCTGGATACTGAAGCAGGGCAGAGCCGGCTAGCTTCTTATTCACTTTTTTGGCTGGACAGCCCATGTTGATGTCGATGATTTGCGCACCGTTTTCAACACTGAACTGAGCAGCGTCGGCCATAAGCTGTGGATCAGCGCCCGCAATTTGTACAGAGCGAATGCCCGATTCGCCTTCATGTACCATGCGTTGCTTTGATTTGGACGTTTTCCATAGCTTTGGATTGGATGACATCATTTCACTGACGGCCATTCCAGCACCATAGCGGAGA encodes:
- the purD gene encoding phosphoribosylamine--glycine ligase, encoding MNVLIIGAGGREHALGWKAAQNPNVETVFVAPGNAGTALEPKLENVNIGVEAISELVAFAQEKKIELTIVGPEAPLVIGVVDAFREAGLPIFGPTEAAAQLEGSKAFTKDFLARHNIPTGAYANFTEIEPALAYVRQQGAPIVVKADGLAAGKGVIVAMTLEEAEDAIKDMLAGNAFGEAGSRVVIEEFLDGEEASFIVMVDGKSVLPMATSQDHKRVGDKDTGPNTGGMGAYSPAPVVTPEIHERILEEVIYPTVRGMDAEGHPYTGFLYAGLMIDKNGTPKVIEYNCRFGDPETQPIMMRMESDLVELCLMAIDEKLDEAESKWDPRASIGVVLAAGGYPADYAKGDVISLPAAEVEGQKIFHAGTANNASGEIVTNGGRVLCATALGNSVSEAQEQAYALAKQVSWNGMFHRNDIGYRAIAREQEQ
- the purH gene encoding bifunctional phosphoribosylaminoimidazolecarboxamide formyltransferase/IMP cyclohydrolase codes for the protein MTNARPIRRALISVSDKTGIVEFAQALANRGVDILSTGGTARLLAEKGISVTEVSDYTGFPEMMDGRVKTLHPKVHGGVLGRRGQDDDVMEKHGINPIDMVVVNLYPFAETVAKEGCTLADAVENIDIGGPTMVRSAAKNHKDVTIVVNAHDYDRVITEMDANETSLTLETRFDLAIAAFEHTASYDGMIANYFGTMVPSNGENKEGDEESKFPRTFNQQFIKKQDMRYGENSHQDAAFYVEANPEEASVSTARQIQGKALSYNNIADTDAALECVKEFDEPACVIVKHANPCGVALGGNILEAYDRAYKTDPTSAFGGIIAFNQELDAATATAIVERQFVEVIIAPSVSAEAIEVVAAKKNVRLLECGEWTTKTTGFDVKRVNGGLLVQDRDQGMVSLDDLKVVSKRQPTEEELKDALFCWKVAKYVKSNAIVYSKGDMTIGVGAGQMSRVYSAKIAGIKAADEGLQVEGCVMASDAFFPFRDGIDAAAEAGIKCVIQPGGSMRDDEVIAAADEHGMAMIFTGMRHFRH
- the zntR gene encoding Zn(2+)-responsive transcriptional regulator; this translates as MFQIGELAKRCNVTADTLRFYEKNQLIKPAGRSDSGYRLYNEENQHQVSFILKAKDLGLSLDEIRELLEIKLEATEHSCAEVKAITTAKLSVIDEKIIELTRIRTALKKINDACCGHVDDDASHCSILGALASEAHQDSCCEIEKGV
- a CDS encoding sensor domain-containing diguanylate cyclase gives rise to the protein MVDMQREEWLSLMLSELPDRLLIIDEHGRIVDSFGEATQSDPELTNKYLNRTFSEILPENLAENLEHHFKQVLTSGQRKTLQYSMTPCQQLLLSIEELEAWNGVDERWFEASLKPITLASGAKYVLWQEKEITKAHLHQVELKKLAETDELTGILNRRAFMLRLEREFDSPTQQHLSCLMIDIDHFKEINDQVGHLSGDEVIVQVAHICQGLIRSSDYIGRLGGEEFGVVLSRTNAIQAYDIAERIRHSIETTPCQVDDHIILPTVSIGIAELNDHVSSVRELMVQADKAMYYSKQTGRNQVTLYYENLPDIKSTTELKANIRRAS
- the fis gene encoding DNA-binding transcriptional regulator Fis translates to MFEQNLTSEALTVTTVTSQDQITQKPLRDSVKASLKNYLAQLNGQEVTELYELVLAEVEQPLLDTIMQYTRGNQTRAATMMGINRGTLRKKLKKYGMN
- the dusB gene encoding tRNA dihydrouridine synthase DusB, with translation MKIGNYQLKNNLIVAPMAGVTDRPFRELCLRYGAGMAVSEMMSSNPKLWKTSKSKQRMVHEGESGIRSVQIAGADPQLMADAAQFSVENGAQIIDINMGCPAKKVNKKLAGSALLQYPDIIEDILKAVVNAVDVPVTLKTRTGWDTDNKNCVQIAKLAEDCGIQALALHGRTKACMYKGEAEYDSIKAVKQAISIPVIANGDIDSPEKAKHVLEYTGADALMIGRPAQGRPWIFQEIQHFLENGTTMPELPYSEVKDILLGHVNALHDFYGEYLGPRIARKHVGWYLKEHEQASEFRRTFNAIEAAELQLEALEEYFDKA